Proteins co-encoded in one Polynucleobacter sp. MG-6-Vaara-E2 genomic window:
- the murU gene encoding N-acetylmuramate alpha-1-phosphate uridylyltransferase MurU — MSQQDRIPCFLLAAGRGERMRPLTDDLPKPLLKIQNKSLLEWHLGALRKAGIQDVVINHAWLGEKIEHALGNGSQFGLHIQYSPEGTALETAGGIAKALPLLKPEDYFMVINGDVFSPNLPINNILAKVAIFRAASNKPLAHLLMVPNPVQHPEGDFFLEDSQISALNLGAGEKLTFSGIGLYHKDLFKDLAIGVPAKLAPLLIAAMEQNKVSGEKYVGPWHDVGTPQRLQELNAAYE; from the coding sequence ATGAGTCAACAGGATCGCATACCTTGTTTTTTACTGGCTGCTGGACGTGGCGAACGTATGCGCCCTCTAACGGATGATTTACCAAAGCCTTTACTCAAAATTCAAAATAAATCTTTGTTGGAGTGGCATTTAGGGGCGCTTAGAAAAGCGGGCATTCAAGATGTAGTGATTAATCACGCCTGGCTGGGGGAAAAAATTGAGCATGCATTGGGTAATGGATCGCAATTTGGCCTTCATATTCAATACTCACCCGAAGGAACTGCATTAGAAACTGCAGGTGGAATTGCCAAGGCTTTGCCCCTTCTTAAACCCGAGGATTATTTCATGGTGATTAATGGTGATGTATTCAGCCCTAATTTGCCCATCAACAATATTTTGGCGAAAGTCGCAATATTCAGGGCTGCCTCAAATAAACCATTGGCACATCTTTTGATGGTTCCAAATCCTGTGCAGCATCCTGAAGGTGATTTTTTCCTAGAGGACTCACAAATTAGCGCCCTAAATCTAGGTGCAGGTGAAAAATTGACTTTTTCTGGAATCGGCCTTTATCACAAGGATTTATTCAAGGATCTAGCTATAGGGGTGCCTGCCAAACTAGCACCCCTCCTCATTGCAGCTATGGAGCAAAATAAAGTGTCCGGTGAAAAATATGTCGGTCCGTGGCACGATGTAGGTACACCGCAACGCTTACAAGAGCTTAATGCAGCATATGAATAA
- a CDS encoding FAD-dependent monooxygenase → MSSKACDISIQGGGPVGLACASWILQKFPEAKLTLLDRNPIKDEDLVNADSRGIALSHGSKLLLDTIDAWPADCADIHRVHVSQAGRFGRALMTREELNQEALGHIIRYRDIHITLRQTLRNIQAKSPNFVWEHIDSNTEHVSMNARCVVHAEGGLFKKQDWVESGRDYGQSALVGLVEVENAIPHQAWERFTAEGPLAVLPSHYGDNILNLVWCGSPESSKERLRLSDQDFLHSLQLEFGSRIGRFLRIRDRRLYELGLNYRKQITKDNEVWIGNAAQTLHPVAGQGLNLGLRDAFLLSEKLAGLFSGSASEQTSVEIQNTLESYAQSRKADRTTTIGLTDFMARVFTSNLAPIVMARGLALTALQWLPPVKTALARQMMFGRR, encoded by the coding sequence ATGAGTTCAAAAGCTTGCGATATATCAATTCAAGGTGGTGGGCCTGTTGGTCTTGCCTGCGCATCCTGGATCTTGCAGAAATTTCCAGAGGCTAAACTCACGCTACTAGATCGCAACCCCATCAAGGACGAAGATCTCGTAAACGCAGATAGTAGGGGCATCGCACTATCACATGGAAGCAAACTCTTGCTGGATACGATCGATGCGTGGCCAGCAGATTGCGCCGATATTCATCGTGTTCATGTTTCACAAGCAGGCCGCTTTGGTCGCGCACTGATGACTCGCGAAGAACTTAATCAAGAGGCCCTTGGTCATATTATTCGCTATCGCGATATTCATATCACCCTTCGTCAGACCCTCAGAAACATTCAAGCAAAGAGTCCAAATTTCGTTTGGGAACATATTGATAGTAATACTGAGCATGTGTCCATGAATGCCCGCTGTGTGGTGCATGCAGAGGGCGGCCTATTTAAAAAACAAGATTGGGTCGAATCTGGAAGAGACTACGGACAATCAGCTCTAGTGGGCCTAGTTGAAGTAGAAAATGCTATACCTCATCAAGCTTGGGAGCGTTTTACAGCAGAAGGTCCTTTAGCGGTACTGCCCAGTCACTATGGCGACAACATTCTTAATCTTGTTTGGTGCGGATCACCAGAGTCTTCAAAAGAGCGCTTACGACTCAGCGACCAAGATTTTCTTCATTCCTTGCAACTAGAGTTTGGATCACGTATTGGGCGTTTTCTCAGAATTCGAGATCGTCGTTTATATGAACTTGGCTTGAACTACCGCAAGCAAATCACAAAAGATAACGAAGTATGGATTGGTAATGCTGCGCAAACTTTGCATCCCGTTGCAGGACAAGGCTTGAACTTGGGGCTACGTGATGCGTTCTTGCTATCCGAGAAATTAGCGGGTCTCTTTTCAGGCTCAGCTTCAGAACAAACGTCAGTTGAAATACAAAATACTTTAGAAAGTTATGCGCAAAGTCGTAAGGCCGATCGAACAACGACCATTGGTCTAACTGACTTTATGGCTAGAGTATTTACCTCCAATCTTGCTCCAATCGTGATGGCTCGAGGATTGGCTCTAACAGCCCTTCAGTGGCTTCCGCCAGTGAAGACAGCCTTAGCTCGCCAGATGATGTTTGGTAGGCGCTAA
- the ruvC gene encoding crossover junction endodeoxyribonuclease RuvC, translating to MRWIGIDPGLRTTGFGIIDVDGQKLTYVASGTIESGDPAKGLPERLGALYAGVKEVLETYRPESAAIEEVFLNVNPRSTLMLGQARGAVIAALVSEKLPVAEYSALRVKQAIVGTGRAAKPQVQEMVKRLLRLNRAPGTDASDALGVAICAAHHAQMPKAIITALAPKLAPKKRSK from the coding sequence ATGCGCTGGATAGGAATTGACCCAGGTTTGCGTACCACCGGTTTTGGTATCATCGATGTTGATGGCCAAAAACTGACGTACGTAGCCTCTGGAACCATTGAGAGTGGCGATCCAGCCAAAGGCTTGCCAGAGCGTTTGGGTGCGCTATATGCTGGCGTTAAAGAAGTTCTAGAAACGTATCGTCCAGAATCTGCTGCGATTGAAGAGGTGTTCTTAAACGTCAATCCCCGCTCAACCTTGATGCTGGGCCAAGCAAGAGGTGCGGTAATTGCCGCTCTTGTCTCAGAAAAGCTACCCGTTGCTGAATACAGTGCCCTTCGCGTCAAGCAAGCGATTGTGGGTACGGGTCGTGCAGCTAAACCTCAAGTGCAAGAAATGGTCAAGCGTCTACTAAGACTCAATCGTGCTCCCGGTACGGATGCTTCTGATGCATTAGGGGTTGCCATCTGCGCGGCCCATCATGCGCAAATGCCAAAAGCAATCATTACAGCTTTAGCACCTAAGTTAGCCCCAAAAAAACGCAGCAAATAA
- the dusB gene encoding tRNA dihydrouridine synthase DusB, whose product MKIGPHTLANRLFVAPMAGVTDRPFRQLCKTLGAGYAVSEMVASNALLWKSEKTQRRANHIGEFKPIAVQIAGADPAMMAAAAKINVNHGAQIIDINMGCPAKKVCNVAAGSALLRDEPLVQQILEAVVNAVGIGPDAVPVTLKIRTGWDREHKNAMEIARLAEKSGISLLTVHGRTRADLYHGEAEYETITAVKNSVGIPVVANGDINTPEKAEFVLKTTGADAIMIGRAAQGRPWIFREINHYLETGGKLPTPEINEIQGIMNAHLLDHYEFYGEHIGLRTARKHIGWYCKGLRDSHAFRQRMNTADDCKTQLQMVNDYFDEMKSHSDRLLFLEAA is encoded by the coding sequence ATGAAGATTGGCCCCCATACTCTCGCAAATAGACTCTTTGTAGCCCCGATGGCTGGGGTAACAGACCGTCCATTTAGGCAGCTATGCAAGACATTGGGTGCAGGCTATGCAGTCTCAGAAATGGTGGCCTCAAACGCCCTTCTTTGGAAGAGTGAAAAAACTCAACGGCGTGCAAATCATATTGGTGAGTTCAAGCCCATCGCAGTTCAAATTGCTGGCGCCGATCCCGCGATGATGGCGGCGGCTGCAAAAATCAACGTAAATCATGGCGCACAAATTATTGATATCAACATGGGTTGTCCTGCAAAGAAAGTCTGCAATGTTGCAGCAGGTTCAGCCCTGTTGCGTGATGAACCATTGGTGCAACAAATTCTAGAAGCCGTTGTTAATGCAGTTGGAATTGGTCCAGATGCTGTACCGGTCACTTTAAAAATTCGTACCGGCTGGGATCGTGAACATAAAAATGCGATGGAGATTGCTCGCCTTGCAGAAAAATCTGGCATCTCCCTGCTCACTGTTCACGGAAGAACACGTGCCGATCTGTATCACGGAGAAGCAGAATACGAAACGATTACTGCAGTTAAAAACAGCGTAGGAATACCAGTAGTCGCTAACGGCGATATCAATACACCTGAAAAAGCAGAATTTGTTTTAAAGACTACTGGTGCAGATGCCATCATGATAGGTCGAGCAGCTCAAGGGCGCCCTTGGATCTTCCGCGAAATCAATCACTACCTAGAGACCGGAGGCAAGCTGCCGACCCCAGAAATCAATGAGATTCAAGGCATTATGAATGCCCATCTTTTGGATCACTACGAGTTCTATGGTGAGCATATTGGCCTTCGCACAGCTCGCAAACATATTGGCTGGTACTGCAAAGGATTGCGCGACTCACATGCATTCCGTCAACGCATGAATACTGCCGATGATTGCAAAACCCAATTACAAATGGTCAATGATTATTTTGATGAGATGAAATCTCATTCTGATCGCCTGCTGTTTTTAGAGGCCGCATAA
- a CDS encoding helix-turn-helix domain-containing protein → MNDKHPITECIETQLQGYLSDLKGTPPSDIYQMVLAVVEKPMLELVMQHAKHNQSLAAQYLGINRNTLHKKLVEHQLLK, encoded by the coding sequence ATGAACGATAAGCACCCCATTACCGAATGTATTGAAACCCAACTTCAAGGTTATCTGAGTGATCTCAAAGGAACCCCACCAAGTGATATTTACCAAATGGTATTGGCGGTAGTTGAAAAACCAATGCTGGAGCTCGTCATGCAACACGCCAAACACAATCAGTCTTTGGCAGCCCAATACCTTGGCATCAACCGCAATACCTTACATAAAAAGCTTGTTGAACACCAATTACTCAAGTAA
- a CDS encoding aminopeptidase P N-terminal domain-containing protein, with protein MNKTDIYQLRRNALAKEIFGKTGGGIAVIATAPEVARNRDSEFPYRHDSDFFYLTGFEEPGSTLVINVVPNGKSFVTESHLFCRPKDLEREIWDGIRLGPEAAPQVLGIEFAHSNQELDQKLGELLADQNAIYTRLAESAETDGRIRHWMKQVRGQARSGINAPTEFHDVDTLIHEMRLFKDTHEIDIMRRAAAISARAHIRAMRACKPGMREYQLEAELLHEFRNSGSQSVAYNSIVAGGANSCILHYRAGSTELRSGELCLIDAGCELDGYASDITRTFPVNGKFTGPQRALYDITLAAQEAAIAVTKPGNTFIEPHDAALKVLTQGLLDEKLLKLAEVGSLENAIESGAYRRFYMHRTSHWLGMDVHDVGSYREPISTQQKEKPWRILKSGMVITIEPGLYIRPADDIDESFWNIGIRIEDDAVINDSGCELISRGVPVKADEIEALMKNQ; from the coding sequence ATGAATAAAACGGACATATACCAGCTTCGCAGAAATGCATTAGCTAAAGAAATTTTTGGCAAGACTGGCGGCGGTATTGCTGTTATTGCGACCGCGCCTGAAGTTGCACGTAATCGCGATAGCGAATTTCCCTATCGCCATGACAGCGATTTTTTCTACCTAACAGGATTTGAAGAGCCTGGCTCCACCTTGGTGATCAATGTCGTGCCCAATGGAAAAAGCTTTGTAACCGAATCCCATTTATTTTGCAGACCCAAAGATCTTGAGCGAGAAATCTGGGACGGCATTCGCCTCGGACCAGAAGCTGCACCTCAGGTTTTAGGTATCGAGTTTGCGCACAGCAATCAAGAGTTAGACCAAAAGCTTGGTGAATTATTGGCAGATCAAAATGCAATTTATACACGCCTAGCTGAAAGCGCAGAAACGGATGGCCGTATACGTCACTGGATGAAACAGGTACGTGGGCAAGCCCGTAGCGGCATTAATGCACCAACAGAATTTCATGATGTCGATACATTGATTCATGAAATGCGTTTGTTCAAAGATACTCACGAAATTGACATTATGCGTCGTGCAGCTGCAATCTCTGCGCGCGCGCACATACGTGCTATGCGAGCCTGTAAACCTGGCATGCGAGAGTATCAACTCGAGGCTGAATTACTTCACGAGTTTCGTAATAGCGGCTCACAAAGTGTGGCTTACAACAGCATTGTTGCAGGAGGAGCTAACTCTTGCATCCTGCACTATCGAGCCGGCTCAACCGAATTACGCAGCGGTGAGCTTTGCTTAATCGACGCTGGCTGCGAATTAGATGGCTATGCATCCGATATCACGCGCACATTTCCGGTGAACGGAAAATTTACCGGGCCTCAGCGAGCGCTCTATGACATTACCTTAGCAGCGCAAGAGGCGGCTATTGCAGTAACAAAGCCTGGCAATACATTCATAGAACCCCATGATGCTGCGCTCAAAGTCCTTACCCAGGGCTTGCTTGATGAAAAACTTCTTAAGCTAGCTGAAGTGGGTTCGCTGGAGAATGCGATTGAGTCTGGAGCCTATCGACGTTTCTATATGCACCGGACTTCTCATTGGCTGGGTATGGATGTTCATGATGTAGGCTCTTACCGTGAACCCATTAGCACCCAGCAGAAAGAGAAACCCTGGCGGATTCTCAAAAGTGGCATGGTGATTACTATTGAGCCGGGTCTATACATCAGACCCGCCGATGATATTGATGAATCCTTCTGGAATATTGGCATCCGCATCGAGGATGATGCTGTTATCAATGACTCTGGTTGCGAATTAATTTCTCGCGGCGTGCCAGTTAAGGCCGATGAAATTGAAGCACTCATGAAAAACCAATAA
- a CDS encoding aminoglycoside phosphotransferase family protein: MTDLRLNTLHHWLKALEASWQLDLASLVPASSDASFRRYFRITSKNPNFGTLIVMDAPPQHEPLDAFIKVDLLLSEAGLNVPEILEQNATEGFLLLNDLGNETYLAKLNNETANHLYQDATHALIQMQLASKPNVLPNYNESLLQRELDLFPEWYLKKHLDIDLDEQQSEQLKKSFALIIENNLAQAKVYVHRDYHSRNLMVTEKNNPGVIDFQDAVYGPITYDASSLWRDAYIAWPEERVIDWVIKFWEEGRKAGLPMPNDFGQFYRDFEWMGLQRHLKILGIFARLSHRDGKDGYLKDIPLVLGYAIATANRYIELKPLARILESTRANTD, encoded by the coding sequence ATGACTGACTTACGCCTAAACACCCTCCATCACTGGCTAAAAGCCCTAGAAGCTAGCTGGCAATTAGATCTTGCCTCCTTGGTGCCCGCCTCATCTGATGCCAGCTTTCGACGCTATTTTCGAATTACGTCCAAAAACCCCAATTTTGGGACTTTGATCGTGATGGATGCCCCGCCCCAACATGAGCCTTTAGATGCTTTTATTAAAGTCGATTTGTTGCTTTCTGAAGCAGGTTTAAATGTGCCGGAAATTTTGGAACAGAATGCAACCGAGGGCTTTCTTTTGCTCAATGATCTTGGTAATGAGACTTACCTTGCAAAACTAAATAATGAAACAGCGAATCACTTATATCAAGATGCAACACATGCACTGATACAAATGCAATTAGCCAGTAAGCCAAATGTATTACCAAACTATAATGAATCATTATTACAGCGAGAGCTTGATTTGTTCCCAGAGTGGTATTTAAAAAAGCATCTCGATATTGATCTCGATGAACAACAATCTGAGCAACTCAAAAAATCTTTTGCGCTCATTATTGAAAATAATTTAGCACAAGCAAAAGTCTATGTTCATCGTGATTACCATTCCCGTAATTTAATGGTGACTGAGAAAAATAATCCGGGCGTTATCGATTTTCAGGATGCTGTATACGGCCCCATTACTTATGATGCTTCATCTCTATGGCGTGATGCTTATATTGCATGGCCCGAAGAGCGTGTGATTGATTGGGTTATTAAGTTTTGGGAAGAGGGACGTAAAGCTGGCTTGCCAATGCCAAATGATTTTGGACAGTTTTATCGCGACTTTGAATGGATGGGCTTACAACGCCATCTTAAGATTTTGGGAATTTTTGCAAGACTCTCTCATCGTGATGGTAAAGATGGTTACCTTAAAGATATTCCACTCGTTTTGGGGTATGCAATTGCCACAGCAAATCGATATATTGAACTAAAACCATTGGCTCGTATTTTGGAATCTACTCGAGCCAATACAGACTAA
- the purH gene encoding bifunctional phosphoribosylaminoimidazolecarboxamide formyltransferase/IMP cyclohydrolase, with amino-acid sequence MIRTALLSVSDKNGIVPFAKALHEQGIKLISTGGTAKLLAENNLPVVEVSSLTKFPEMLDGRVKTLHPMVHGGLLARRDFPEHMAALKEYGIDTIDMLVINLYPFNETVAKENCSFEDAVENIDIGGPAMLRAAAKNHQDVTVLISPEDYAPVLAEMKANKNVVSYKTNLALAKKVFAHTAQYDGAIANYLSALGDDLNHKARSAYPETLHLAFEKVQEMRYGENPHQSAAFYKDIHPVAGALANYKQLQGKELSYNNIADADSAWECVKSFTGNAGGAAACVIIKHANPCGVAVGSSALEAYQKAFKTDPSSAFGGIIAFNTPCDGAAAQEISKQFVEVLIAPSFSDEAKAVFASKQNVRLLEIPLGNAFNTFDFKRVGGGLLVQSPDAKNVLQSEMRVVSQRQPTPSEMNDMMFAWRVAKFVKSNAIVYCANGMTLGIGAGQMSRVDSARMASIKAENAGLSLKGSAVASDAFFPFRDGLDVVVNGGASCAIQPGGSMRDEEIIAAANEHGIAMIFTGTRHFRH; translated from the coding sequence ATGATCCGTACAGCCCTTCTCTCCGTCTCCGATAAAAATGGCATTGTGCCTTTCGCTAAAGCCCTTCATGAGCAAGGCATCAAACTTATCTCTACAGGCGGGACTGCTAAGTTATTGGCTGAAAACAATTTGCCAGTAGTTGAAGTGTCCTCTTTAACCAAGTTCCCAGAAATGCTTGATGGTCGTGTCAAGACCCTTCACCCAATGGTGCATGGAGGCTTATTAGCACGTAGAGACTTTCCTGAGCATATGGCAGCCCTAAAAGAGTACGGCATCGATACCATCGACATGCTAGTGATCAACCTCTACCCATTTAATGAAACGGTTGCCAAAGAGAATTGTTCATTCGAAGATGCTGTAGAAAATATTGACATTGGTGGTCCAGCCATGTTGCGAGCGGCCGCTAAAAATCATCAAGATGTCACCGTACTCATTTCTCCTGAAGACTACGCACCAGTACTAGCGGAAATGAAAGCCAATAAGAATGTAGTTTCATATAAAACGAATCTGGCACTAGCCAAAAAAGTATTTGCACATACAGCACAGTACGATGGCGCAATCGCTAATTACCTCTCTGCACTGGGCGATGACCTGAACCACAAAGCACGTTCTGCTTACCCAGAAACCTTGCATCTTGCTTTTGAAAAAGTTCAAGAGATGCGTTATGGTGAGAATCCACACCAGTCTGCAGCCTTCTATAAAGATATCCATCCAGTGGCAGGCGCGCTCGCAAACTATAAACAATTGCAAGGCAAAGAACTCTCTTACAACAATATTGCTGATGCAGACTCTGCATGGGAATGTGTAAAAAGTTTTACAGGAAATGCTGGCGGGGCTGCTGCCTGCGTCATCATCAAGCATGCCAACCCTTGCGGAGTAGCCGTAGGTTCATCAGCGCTAGAAGCCTATCAAAAGGCCTTCAAAACCGATCCCAGTTCAGCATTTGGAGGCATTATTGCTTTCAACACTCCATGTGATGGTGCTGCTGCCCAAGAAATTTCTAAACAATTTGTTGAAGTATTAATTGCGCCAAGCTTCAGTGATGAGGCAAAAGCGGTTTTTGCTTCTAAGCAAAATGTACGTCTCTTGGAAATTCCACTGGGTAATGCATTTAATACATTTGACTTCAAGCGAGTTGGTGGTGGCTTACTAGTACAGTCGCCCGATGCCAAGAATGTACTTCAGAGTGAGATGCGCGTTGTTAGCCAAAGACAGCCTACGCCAAGTGAAATGAATGACATGATGTTTGCTTGGCGTGTTGCCAAATTTGTAAAATCCAATGCGATTGTGTATTGCGCTAATGGTATGACGCTGGGTATTGGCGCAGGCCAAATGAGCCGTGTTGACTCTGCAAGGATGGCTAGCATCAAGGCTGAGAATGCTGGCTTAAGTCTTAAGGGCTCAGCAGTTGCGAGTGATGCTTTCTTCCCATTCCGAGATGGCCTGGATGTAGTGGTGAATGGTGGAGCAAGCTGCGCCATTCAGCCAGGCGGCAGTATGCGTGACGAAGAAATCATTGCCGCAGCGAATGAGCATGGCATTGCCATGATCTTTACCGGCACGCGCCATTTCCGTCACTAA